A DNA window from Streptomyces parvus contains the following coding sequences:
- a CDS encoding pyridoxamine 5'-phosphate oxidase family protein yields the protein MASMTSSSPSHAPAPWDGFAAAEPEFADTVRARFRLYKHHVLATLRKDGSPRVTGLEADFRFGELLLGMMPDSLKALDLRRDPRFALHANPGPDAEMNDGDVRVSGRAVEITDPEVIARFIEEATPPEPFHLFRAELTEVVRIGLDNDELVIRSWRPGQPLRTVRRK from the coding sequence ATGGCGTCCATGACGTCTTCTTCACCTTCGCACGCCCCCGCCCCCTGGGACGGCTTCGCCGCCGCCGAGCCCGAATTCGCCGACACCGTGCGAGCCCGCTTCCGCCTCTACAAGCACCATGTCCTCGCCACCCTGCGGAAGGACGGGTCGCCCCGGGTCACCGGTCTGGAGGCCGACTTCCGCTTCGGTGAGCTGCTGCTCGGCATGATGCCGGACTCGCTCAAGGCGCTGGACCTGCGCCGCGACCCGCGCTTCGCGCTCCACGCCAACCCGGGCCCCGACGCCGAGATGAACGACGGCGACGTCCGGGTCAGCGGCCGGGCCGTGGAGATCACCGACCCGGAGGTGATCGCCCGCTTCATCGAGGAGGCCACGCCGCCCGAGCCTTTCCACCTCTTCCGTGCGGAACTGACCGAGGTGGTCCGTATCGGGCTCGACAACGATGAGCTGGTCATCCGGTCCTGGCGACCGGGGCAACCCCTGCGCACCGTGCGCCGGAAGTGA
- a CDS encoding rhomboid family intramembrane serine protease, which translates to MEAAATTCYRHPSTEAFVRCTRCDRYICPDCMREASVGHQCVECVKEGQRSVRQSRTVFGGAMSRATAPVVTYVLIALNVLAYLGEVVRPEIVDRFAVLGALLTGPDGEQYYYRGDTFPGYELTGIADGEWYRLVTGAFLHLPPDASFGVMHLLFNMFALWNIGRAVEGQLGRARYLALYLLSAVGGSVLVYLLAPDTSTVGASGAVFGLAAAYWVIHRRLGHDMAAVNRFMAGFLLWMVLSALFTSWQGHLGGLLTGALVTYGLAYAPAKLRTGPLQLAGGLVLLGLFAVAVVMRTSALTGG; encoded by the coding sequence ATGGAGGCCGCCGCCACCACGTGCTACCGCCATCCGTCCACCGAGGCGTTCGTCCGCTGCACCCGTTGCGACCGCTACATCTGCCCGGACTGCATGCGGGAGGCCTCCGTCGGCCACCAGTGCGTGGAGTGCGTGAAGGAGGGGCAGCGGTCGGTGCGGCAGTCCCGTACGGTCTTCGGCGGTGCGATGTCCCGGGCGACGGCGCCGGTGGTGACGTACGTCCTGATCGCGCTCAACGTGCTCGCCTACCTCGGCGAGGTGGTCCGGCCGGAGATCGTGGACCGGTTCGCGGTGCTCGGGGCGCTGCTCACCGGGCCGGACGGCGAGCAGTACTACTACCGGGGTGACACCTTCCCGGGGTACGAGCTGACGGGGATCGCGGACGGCGAGTGGTACCGGCTGGTGACCGGGGCCTTCCTTCACCTGCCGCCGGACGCGTCGTTCGGGGTGATGCACCTGCTGTTCAACATGTTCGCGCTGTGGAACATCGGCAGGGCGGTGGAGGGGCAGCTCGGCCGTGCCCGCTATCTGGCGCTGTACCTGCTGTCGGCGGTGGGCGGTTCGGTCCTGGTGTATCTGCTGGCCCCGGACACCTCCACCGTCGGCGCCTCCGGTGCGGTCTTCGGCCTGGCCGCCGCGTACTGGGTCATCCACCGGCGGCTCGGCCACGACATGGCGGCCGTCAACCGGTTCATGGCCGGGTTCCTGCTCTGGATGGTGCTCTCGGCGCTGTTCACCTCGTGGCAGGGTCACCTGGGCGGGCTGCTGACCGGGGCGCTGGTGACGTACGGCCTGGCCTACGCACCGGCGAAGCTGCGGACCGGGCCCCTCCAGCTGGCGGGCGGGCTGGTGCTGCTGGGGCTGTTCGCGGTGGCGGTGGTCATGAGGACCTCGGCGCTGACGGGCGGCTGA
- a CDS encoding GNAT family N-acetyltransferase, protein MTLRLTTTPQVSPAFPETDSFLETDRLALRPATAADAPHLLALDNDPAVMRYINGGRPTSAEDIRDRTLPRLLHDHACTGTRGYWIAREKDTGAFLGWFELRPLDDHDPAVVELGYRLNRAAWGRGYATEGARALVDKGFTDLGVQRVTANTMAVNTGSRRVMEKTGLTFLRAYTEDWPEVIEGSEHGEVEYELTREAWQRGR, encoded by the coding sequence CTGACCCTCCGGCTCACCACCACCCCGCAGGTCTCCCCGGCCTTTCCGGAGACCGATTCCTTCCTGGAGACCGACCGGCTCGCCCTGCGCCCCGCCACAGCCGCCGACGCCCCCCACCTGCTCGCGCTCGACAACGACCCGGCCGTCATGCGCTACATCAACGGCGGCAGGCCCACCAGTGCCGAGGACATCCGGGACCGGACCCTGCCGAGGCTCCTCCACGACCACGCGTGCACCGGGACCCGCGGCTACTGGATCGCACGGGAGAAGGACACGGGGGCGTTCCTCGGCTGGTTCGAACTCCGGCCGCTGGACGACCACGACCCCGCCGTGGTCGAGCTCGGTTACCGGCTGAACCGGGCCGCCTGGGGCCGTGGATACGCCACCGAAGGAGCACGCGCCCTGGTCGACAAGGGGTTCACGGACCTCGGGGTCCAGCGTGTCACCGCCAACACCATGGCGGTCAACACGGGTTCCCGGCGCGTGATGGAGAAGACGGGGCTGACCTTTCTGCGGGCCTACACCGAGGACTGGCCGGAGGTCATCGAGGGCTCCGAGCACGGCGAGGTGGAGTACGAGCTGACGCGGGAGGCGTGGCAGCGCGGACGGTGA
- a CDS encoding cold-shock protein: MATGTVKWFNSEKGFGFIEQDGGGADVFAHYSNINASGFRELQEGQKVSFDVTQGQKGPQAENIVPV, from the coding sequence ATGGCCACCGGTACCGTGAAGTGGTTCAACTCGGAAAAGGGCTTCGGCTTCATCGAGCAGGACGGCGGCGGCGCCGACGTCTTCGCCCACTACTCCAACATCAACGCCTCCGGCTTCCGCGAGCTGCAGGAGGGCCAGAAGGTCTCCTTCGACGTCACGCAGGGCCAGAAGGGCCCGCAGGCGGAGAACATCGTCCCGGTCTGA
- a CDS encoding HutD family protein: protein MTVRILRAADLTAAPWKNGGGLTREIATGPEDAGADAFDWRVSLADVTADGPFSAFPGVDRILTVVEGAGMDLVVGGEHHIVDEPLWPHGFPGDLPTEGFLLGGPVVNLNVMYRRTRKRAETAVVCGTVRLLPPEGGAVLAVSLDDGAELAGGGGGVRLDRYDAVLAAGGPPGVLRTMGQAVLITFSRT, encoded by the coding sequence GTGACCGTACGGATCCTGCGCGCCGCCGACCTGACCGCCGCCCCCTGGAAGAACGGCGGCGGGCTCACCCGGGAGATCGCCACCGGCCCCGAGGACGCGGGAGCCGACGCCTTCGACTGGCGCGTCAGCCTCGCGGACGTCACCGCCGACGGCCCCTTCTCCGCCTTCCCCGGTGTGGACCGCATCCTCACCGTGGTCGAGGGCGCGGGCATGGACCTGGTCGTCGGCGGCGAGCACCACATCGTGGACGAGCCCCTGTGGCCGCACGGCTTCCCCGGCGATCTGCCCACCGAGGGCTTCCTGCTGGGCGGGCCCGTCGTCAATCTCAACGTCATGTACCGCAGGACCCGTAAGCGGGCGGAGACCGCCGTCGTCTGCGGCACGGTCCGCCTGCTGCCGCCGGAGGGCGGCGCGGTCCTCGCCGTCTCCCTGGACGACGGCGCGGAGCTGGCGGGCGGGGGCGGCGGTGTCCGGCTGGACCGCTACGACGCGGTGCTGGCGGCCGGGGGGCCGCCCGGGGTCCTGCGGACGATGGGCCAGGCGGTGCTGATCACGTTCTCCCGCACGTGA
- a CDS encoding glutamate synthase subunit beta, with protein MADPKGFLTTGREVAQTRPVAERVKDWNEVYVPGSLLPIISKQAGRCMDCGIPFCHNGCPLGNLIPEWNDYAYREDWTAASERLHATNNFPEFTGRLCPAPCESACVLGINQPAVTIKNVEVAIIDKAWDSGDVTPQPPERLSGKTVAVIGSGPAGLAAAQQLTRAGHTVVVYERADRIGGLLRYGIPEFKMEKSHINRRIEQMRLEGTKFRTGVEIGQDIDAAKLRRRYDAVVIAAGATVSRDLPVPGRELNGVHFAMEYLPLANKVQEGDLTVPPITAEGKHVVVIGGGDTGADCVGTAHRQGAASVTQLEIMPKPGEERNANQPWPTFPMLYKVTSAHEEGGERVYSVSTTHFEGDEDGNVQALHLVEVEFKDGKLEQKPGTERRIPAQLVTLAMGFTGTDQSNGLVQQFGLELDQRGNVARDESYATNVDGVFVAGDAGRGQSLIVWAIAEGRSAARGVDRFLTGTSALPAPIRPTDRSLLV; from the coding sequence ATGGCTGACCCCAAGGGCTTCCTGACCACCGGACGCGAGGTCGCCCAGACCCGTCCCGTGGCCGAGCGCGTCAAGGACTGGAACGAGGTCTACGTCCCGGGCTCGCTGCTCCCGATCATCAGCAAGCAGGCCGGCCGCTGCATGGACTGCGGCATCCCGTTCTGCCACAACGGCTGCCCGCTCGGAAACCTCATCCCCGAGTGGAACGACTACGCCTACCGCGAGGACTGGACGGCCGCCTCCGAGCGGCTGCACGCCACGAACAACTTCCCGGAGTTCACCGGGCGGCTGTGCCCGGCTCCCTGCGAGTCGGCGTGCGTGCTCGGCATCAACCAGCCCGCCGTGACCATCAAGAACGTCGAGGTCGCCATCATCGACAAGGCGTGGGACAGCGGCGACGTCACCCCGCAGCCGCCCGAGCGCCTCTCCGGCAAGACCGTCGCGGTCATCGGCTCCGGACCGGCGGGACTCGCCGCCGCCCAGCAGCTGACCCGGGCCGGACACACCGTCGTCGTCTACGAGCGCGCGGACCGCATCGGGGGCCTCCTCCGCTACGGCATCCCCGAGTTCAAGATGGAGAAGTCGCACATCAACCGCCGCATCGAGCAGATGCGCCTGGAGGGCACCAAGTTCCGTACGGGGGTGGAGATCGGCCAGGACATCGACGCCGCCAAGCTCCGCCGCCGCTACGACGCGGTCGTCATCGCGGCCGGTGCGACCGTCTCCCGCGACCTGCCGGTCCCCGGCCGTGAGCTGAACGGCGTCCACTTCGCGATGGAGTACCTGCCGCTCGCCAACAAGGTGCAGGAGGGCGACCTCACCGTTCCCCCGATCACCGCCGAGGGCAAGCACGTCGTCGTCATCGGCGGCGGCGACACCGGCGCGGACTGCGTGGGCACCGCCCACCGCCAGGGCGCGGCCTCCGTCACCCAGCTGGAGATCATGCCGAAGCCGGGCGAGGAGCGGAACGCCAACCAGCCCTGGCCGACCTTCCCGATGCTCTACAAGGTCACCTCCGCGCACGAGGAGGGCGGCGAGCGGGTCTACTCCGTCTCCACCACCCACTTCGAGGGCGACGAGGACGGCAATGTCCAGGCCCTCCACCTGGTCGAGGTCGAGTTCAAGGACGGTAAGCTGGAGCAGAAGCCCGGCACGGAGCGGCGCATCCCCGCGCAGCTCGTCACCCTTGCCATGGGCTTCACCGGAACCGACCAGTCCAACGGTCTGGTCCAGCAGTTCGGCCTGGAGCTCGACCAGCGTGGCAACGTCGCCCGCGACGAGAGCTACGCGACCAACGTCGACGGTGTCTTCGTCGCCGGTGACGCGGGACGCGGCCAGTCGCTGATCGTCTGGGCGATCGCCGAGGGCCGCTCCGCCGCCCGCGGAGTCGACCGCTTCCTGACCGGGACCAGCGCGCTGCCGGCCCCGATCCGCCCGACGGACCGGTCCCTGCTGGTCTGA
- a CDS encoding ankyrin repeat domain-containing protein produces the protein MTNEPIRDEPSLFDALYEDENTVVRALRAGARAEASDEEGTTALYTAAVQDRPEMVRLLLAAGADPNRASGPEAGDLPLCGAACGGHTEVVEALLSAGARPDLREEFGFTALRWAVGLGHAETVEALLAGGADPLLPGPRGEAMLVLAAQRGSVRTVRALLAHGGAAEGQESAVAVALAEARRIAGLDPERELLRRLEEMYGPGLDTVVLRERRDGEETVAVELLRDGVPSAGVDQHTGHAEIVTLLEGWT, from the coding sequence ATGACGAACGAGCCGATCAGGGACGAACCAAGCCTGTTCGACGCGCTGTACGAGGACGAGAACACGGTCGTACGGGCGCTGCGCGCGGGTGCGCGGGCCGAGGCGAGCGACGAGGAGGGCACGACCGCGCTCTACACGGCCGCGGTCCAGGACCGCCCCGAGATGGTGCGGCTGCTGCTCGCGGCGGGGGCCGACCCCAACCGGGCGAGCGGGCCCGAGGCCGGTGATCTGCCGCTGTGCGGGGCGGCGTGCGGCGGGCACACCGAGGTGGTGGAGGCGCTGCTGTCCGCCGGGGCCCGGCCGGATCTGCGGGAGGAGTTCGGCTTCACCGCGCTGCGCTGGGCGGTCGGCCTGGGGCACGCCGAGACGGTCGAGGCGCTGCTCGCCGGGGGCGCGGACCCGCTGCTGCCGGGCCCGCGGGGCGAGGCGATGCTGGTGCTGGCGGCGCAGCGCGGCTCGGTGCGTACGGTACGGGCGCTGCTCGCGCACGGCGGCGCGGCGGAGGGACAGGAGTCCGCGGTCGCGGTCGCGCTGGCCGAGGCGCGGCGCATCGCCGGACTCGATCCGGAGCGGGAGCTGCTGCGGCGGCTGGAGGAGATGTACGGCCCCGGGCTCGACACGGTGGTGCTCCGCGAGCGGCGGGACGGCGAGGAGACCGTGGCGGTGGAGCTGCTCCGGGACGGGGTCCCGTCGGCGGGGGTGGACCAGCACACGGGGCACGCGGAGATCGTGACGCTGCTGGAGGGGTGGACCTGA
- a CDS encoding TetR/AcrR family transcriptional regulator has translation MSTKKKPQVTPTPERRRELLATAAEVFAAQGYNATTVRRIADEAGMLAGSLYYHFDSKESMIDEILSTFLDELWQGYDEVLAAGLGPRETIEALVTESFREIDRHRPAVAIYQKESKHLATQPRFAYLADSQTKFEKAWLGTLERGVTEGVFRDDLDIRLTYRFVRDTVWVAASWYLPGGHHSPEEIARQYLSMVLDGIALRT, from the coding sequence GTGTCTACCAAGAAGAAGCCCCAGGTGACCCCCACGCCGGAGCGACGCCGGGAACTGCTCGCCACCGCCGCCGAGGTCTTCGCCGCCCAGGGATACAACGCCACCACCGTGCGCCGCATCGCCGACGAGGCCGGGATGCTCGCGGGCAGCCTCTACTACCACTTCGATTCCAAGGAATCGATGATCGACGAGATCCTCTCCACCTTCCTCGACGAGCTCTGGCAGGGCTACGACGAGGTCCTGGCCGCCGGCCTCGGCCCCCGCGAGACCATCGAGGCCCTGGTCACCGAGTCCTTCCGGGAGATCGACCGGCACCGCCCCGCCGTCGCGATCTACCAGAAGGAGTCCAAGCACCTCGCCACCCAGCCGCGCTTCGCCTACCTCGCCGACTCGCAGACCAAGTTCGAGAAGGCATGGCTCGGCACCCTGGAACGCGGCGTCACCGAAGGCGTCTTCCGCGACGACCTCGACATCCGCCTCACCTACCGCTTCGTCCGCGACACCGTCTGGGTCGCCGCCTCCTGGTACCTGCCCGGCGGACACCACAGCCCCGAGGAGATCGCCCGCCAGTACCTCTCGATGGTCCTGGACGGCATCGCCCTGCGCACCTAG
- a CDS encoding trypsin-like serine protease, with amino-acid sequence MKLPSALKRCSVALAAVALATVSLQPASAAPQPIVGGERAEQGEFPFMVRLSMGCGGSLYTQDIVLTAAHCVDGSGDNTSISVTGGVADLESPDAITVKSAKVLQAPGYNGTGKDWALIKLAQPIDQPTLKIATDAAYDEGTFTVAGWGADKEGGSQQRHLLKADVPFVSDSDCQGAYSGLVADEELCAGLLDTGGVDSCQGDSGGPMFRKDDSDEWVQVGIVSWGQGCARPNYPGVYTQVSHFAADIASAADSL; translated from the coding sequence GTGAAGCTTCCGAGCGCGCTGAAAAGGTGTTCCGTCGCCCTGGCCGCCGTCGCCCTCGCGACCGTCAGCCTCCAGCCGGCCTCCGCCGCCCCCCAGCCGATCGTCGGCGGGGAACGCGCCGAACAGGGTGAATTCCCGTTCATGGTCCGGCTCTCCATGGGCTGCGGCGGTTCGCTCTACACCCAGGACATCGTCCTCACCGCCGCCCACTGCGTGGACGGTTCGGGCGACAACACCTCGATCTCCGTGACCGGCGGCGTCGCCGACCTCGAGTCGCCCGACGCGATCACGGTCAAGTCCGCCAAGGTCCTCCAGGCCCCCGGTTACAACGGCACCGGCAAGGACTGGGCGCTGATCAAGCTCGCCCAGCCGATCGACCAGCCCACGCTGAAGATCGCCACCGACGCCGCCTACGACGAGGGCACCTTCACCGTCGCGGGCTGGGGCGCCGACAAGGAAGGCGGCAGCCAGCAGCGCCACCTCCTCAAGGCCGACGTCCCCTTCGTCTCCGACTCCGACTGCCAGGGCGCCTACAGCGGCCTCGTCGCCGACGAGGAGCTGTGCGCCGGCCTCCTCGACACCGGTGGCGTCGACAGCTGCCAGGGCGACTCCGGCGGCCCGATGTTCCGCAAGGACGACTCCGACGAGTGGGTCCAGGTCGGCATCGTCAGCTGGGGCCAGGGCTGCGCCCGCCCGAACTACCCGGGCGTCTACACCCAGGTCTCCCACTTCGCGGCCGACATCGCCTCCGCGGCCGACTCGCTCTGA
- a CDS encoding GNAT family N-acetyltransferase, with product MPENVSGSTVIRRYAAADENAAMDVWSRAGGLAHPFIPGEGEGERARKMREIYLVHAENWVAETDGRVVALLGLLDAEIGGLFVAPEAQGTGVGRRLVEHAAALHGSLTLEVYEKNTGARGFYARMGFVEESRRVDEEYDEVMLRLTRRAPENHA from the coding sequence ATGCCCGAAAACGTATCCGGAAGCACTGTGATCCGCCGCTACGCCGCCGCGGACGAGAACGCGGCGATGGACGTCTGGTCCCGTGCCGGCGGCCTGGCCCACCCCTTCATCCCCGGCGAGGGCGAGGGCGAGCGCGCCCGCAAGATGCGCGAGATCTACCTCGTCCACGCCGAGAACTGGGTCGCCGAGACGGACGGCCGGGTGGTGGCCCTGCTGGGACTCCTGGACGCCGAGATCGGCGGCCTCTTCGTGGCCCCGGAGGCACAGGGCACCGGGGTGGGCCGGCGCCTGGTCGAGCACGCGGCGGCGCTGCACGGCTCATTGACCCTTGAGGTGTACGAGAAGAACACGGGGGCTCGTGGCTTCTACGCGCGGATGGGTTTCGTGGAGGAGAGCCGCCGCGTCGACGAGGAGTACGACGAGGTGATGCTGAGGCTCACCCGGCGGGCTCCGGAGAACCACGCCTGA
- a CDS encoding nitronate monooxygenase, translating into MRPATATATRAEHCVIACAEAWRGDGDIVASPMGAVPSVGARQQAEKAAAWGADAVIVQGGEGGGTRAVATTVLLPQVVDAVDIPVIAAGGFHDGRGLVAALAYGAAGAAMVEGRTDLGIMASGQVAALIEDLPSVAGLVERVMADAERSLMALGAMTGRPGA; encoded by the coding sequence ATGCGGCCCGCCACAGCGACCGCGACCCGTGCCGAGCACTGCGTGATCGCCTGCGCGGAGGCATGGCGGGGCGACGGGGATATCGTGGCCAGTCCGATGGGCGCGGTGCCGTCGGTGGGAGCCCGGCAGCAGGCGGAGAAGGCCGCGGCCTGGGGTGCGGACGCGGTGATCGTGCAGGGCGGCGAGGGCGGCGGCACACGGGCGGTCGCCACCACGGTGCTGCTGCCCCAGGTGGTGGACGCGGTGGACATCCCGGTGATCGCGGCCGGCGGCTTCCACGACGGCCGGGGCCTGGTGGCGGCGCTGGCGTACGGGGCGGCGGGGGCGGCGATGGTCGAGGGCCGGACGGACCTCGGGATCATGGCCTCGGGCCAGGTGGCGGCCTTGATCGAGGACCTGCCGAGCGTGGCGGGGCTGGTGGAGCGGGTGATGGCGGACGCGGAGCGGAGCCTGATGGCCCTGGGTGCGATGACGGGCCGGCCCGGCGCTTGA
- a CDS encoding DEAD/DEAH box helicase: MTSSERQDRTPRSRPARGRGRGQGAGSPAPSNGRGGAPRSRAQGGSKPAARRKPAVAPPAEFALPETVTPALPSVDAFADLDMPAGLLKTLAAQGVTEPFPIQGATLPNSLAGRDILGRGRTGSGKTLAFGLALLARTAGRRSEPRAPLAMVLVPTRELAQQVTDALTPYATAVNLRLATVVGGMSITKQSATLRRGAEVLVATPGRLKDLIERGDCRLDQVAITVLDEADQMADMGFMPQVVALLKQVEADGQRMLFSATLDKNIDRLVKMFLTDPVVHSVDPSAGAVTTMEHHVLHVLDETDKKAVATKIAAREGRVIMFVDTKRAADRFAKRLLASGVRAAALHGGRSQPQRNRTLDQFKNGQVTALVATNVAARGIHVDDLDLVVNVDPPTDHKDYLHRGGRTARAGESGSVVTLVLPDEKREMTRLMQDAGIAPRTTRVTSSDEELSRITGAREPSGVAIVIEVPQPTPPKQRTRSGSGAAGGAGTVRSGSRGRGRRGSGAGAGTAAQAGAARSGTPARSGAPSRRRRAA; this comes from the coding sequence ATGACCAGCTCCGAACGCCAGGACCGCACCCCCCGCTCCCGACCGGCCCGTGGCCGGGGACGCGGCCAGGGCGCCGGCTCCCCGGCACCCTCGAACGGCCGGGGCGGCGCACCCCGCTCCCGGGCCCAGGGCGGCTCCAAGCCCGCGGCCCGCCGCAAGCCCGCCGTCGCACCGCCCGCCGAGTTCGCTCTGCCGGAGACCGTGACCCCCGCGCTGCCGTCCGTCGACGCCTTCGCCGACCTGGACATGCCCGCCGGGCTGCTGAAGACCCTCGCCGCGCAGGGTGTCACCGAGCCGTTCCCGATCCAGGGCGCGACCCTGCCGAACTCGCTGGCCGGCCGCGACATCCTCGGCCGGGGCCGCACCGGATCCGGCAAGACCCTCGCCTTCGGCCTGGCCCTGCTGGCCCGGACCGCCGGCCGCCGCAGCGAGCCGCGCGCCCCGCTGGCCATGGTCCTCGTCCCCACGCGCGAGCTGGCCCAGCAGGTCACCGACGCGCTGACCCCGTACGCGACCGCCGTGAACCTGCGGCTCGCCACCGTCGTCGGCGGCATGTCGATCACCAAGCAGTCCGCCACCCTGCGGCGCGGCGCCGAAGTGCTCGTCGCCACCCCGGGCCGGCTCAAGGACCTCATCGAGCGCGGCGACTGCCGCCTGGACCAGGTCGCCATCACCGTGCTCGACGAGGCCGACCAGATGGCCGACATGGGCTTCATGCCGCAGGTCGTCGCCCTGCTCAAGCAGGTCGAGGCGGACGGCCAGCGCATGCTGTTCTCCGCGACCCTCGACAAGAACATCGACCGGCTCGTCAAGATGTTCCTCACCGACCCGGTCGTGCACTCCGTCGACCCGTCCGCCGGTGCGGTCACGACGATGGAGCACCACGTGCTCCACGTCCTGGACGAGACCGACAAGAAGGCCGTCGCCACGAAGATCGCCGCCCGTGAGGGCCGGGTGATCATGTTCGTCGACACCAAGCGCGCCGCCGACCGCTTCGCCAAGCGGCTGCTCGCCAGCGGTGTCCGGGCGGCCGCCCTGCACGGCGGGCGCTCCCAGCCGCAGCGCAACCGGACGCTGGACCAGTTCAAGAACGGTCAGGTCACCGCGCTCGTCGCGACGAACGTCGCGGCGCGCGGCATCCACGTCGACGACCTCGACCTGGTCGTCAACGTGGACCCGCCGACCGACCACAAGGACTACCTCCACCGCGGTGGGCGCACGGCGCGTGCCGGGGAGTCCGGCAGCGTCGTCACGCTGGTGCTGCCCGACGAGAAGCGCGAGATGACCCGGCTGATGCAGGACGCGGGCATCGCGCCGCGCACCACACGGGTCACGTCCAGCGACGAGGAGCTGAGCCGGATCACGGGTGCCCGTGAGCCGTCGGGCGTCGCGATCGTGATCGAGGTCCCGCAGCCGACCCCGCCGAAGCAGCGGACCCGGTCGGGCTCCGGCGCCGCCGGCGGCGCCGGCACGGTGCGCTCCGGGAGCCGGGGGCGGGGGCGGCGCGGGTCGGGTGCCGGTGCCGGTACCGCCGCGCAGGCCGGTGCTGCGCGCTCCGGCACCCCGGCCCGCTCGGGCGCGCCTTCGCGGCGGCGCCGGGCGGCGTAG
- a CDS encoding VWA domain-containing protein: MHGVDTAVGRGGPAISLTKVQETAPALVSLYKSAGVSLEKHGLGGHRAAVYLVIDYSGSMKPYYTDGSVQALADRVLGLSSHLDDDGTVPVVFFSTDVDAVTDIALDNHRGRIEKIAAGLGHMGKTSYHLAMDAVIDHYLDSGSTAPALVVFQTDGGPINKLAAERYLCKAAKLPLFWQFVGFGDTRSSQFDFLRKLDELAVPAKRPVDNAGYFHAGPDPRKVPDSELYDRLVAEFPLWLAAAREAGIVR, translated from the coding sequence ATGCACGGTGTGGACACGGCCGTGGGCAGGGGCGGCCCGGCCATCAGCCTGACCAAGGTCCAGGAGACGGCTCCGGCCCTGGTCAGCCTCTACAAGAGCGCCGGGGTCTCGCTGGAGAAGCACGGCCTGGGCGGTCACCGCGCGGCCGTCTACCTCGTCATCGACTACTCCGGCTCGATGAAGCCCTACTACACGGACGGCAGCGTCCAGGCGCTTGCCGACCGGGTCCTTGGCCTGTCGTCCCACCTCGACGACGACGGCACGGTCCCCGTCGTCTTCTTCTCCACCGACGTGGACGCGGTCACCGACATCGCCCTCGACAACCACCGCGGCCGGATCGAGAAGATCGCGGCGGGCCTCGGGCACATGGGGAAGACGAGCTACCACCTGGCGATGGACGCCGTCATCGACCACTACCTCGACAGCGGCTCCACCGCGCCCGCCCTGGTCGTCTTCCAGACGGACGGCGGCCCGATCAACAAGCTCGCCGCCGAACGCTACCTCTGCAAGGCCGCGAAGCTGCCGCTGTTCTGGCAGTTCGTCGGCTTCGGCGACACCCGCAGCAGCCAGTTCGACTTCCTGCGCAAGCTCGACGAGCTGGCCGTCCCCGCCAAGCGGCCCGTCGACAACGCCGGGTACTTCCACGCGGGCCCCGACCCCCGGAAGGTCCCGGACTCCGAGCTGTACGACCGGCTCGTCGCCGAGTTCCCGCTCTGGCTGGCCGCCGCCCGCGAGGCGGGCATCGTCCGGTGA